From Anomalospiza imberbis isolate Cuckoo-Finch-1a 21T00152 chromosome 6, ASM3175350v1, whole genome shotgun sequence, one genomic window encodes:
- the VTI1B gene encoding vesicle transport through interaction with t-SNAREs homolog 1B, whose amino-acid sequence MAGRGSASSEHLERLHEIFRGLHGDLRGVPERLRGSAAEEKKKLVREFDEKQREANETLREMEEELKYAPMPFRNQMMSKIRAYRRDLSMFQREMRSTDLGLGRGNQGDTKYGIFATENEQSTNLQSQRVLLLQGTDSLNRASESIERSHRIAAETDQIGTDIIEELGEQREQLERTKSRLVNTSENLSKSRKILRSMSRRITTNKLLLSIIIILELAILGGVVYFKFFRKK is encoded by the exons ATGGCGGGCCGCGGGTCCGCGTCCTCGGAGCACCTGGAGCGGCTGCACGAGATCTTCCGCGGGCTGCACGGAGACCTGCGGGGCGTCCCCGAGCGGCTGCGCGGCAGCGCGGCCG aggagaagaaaaaactgGTTCGAGAATTCGATGAGAAGCAGCGTGAAGCCAACGAGACG CTGCGGGAAATGGAGGAAGAACTGAAGTATGCTCCCATGCCTTTCCGCAACCAAATGATGAGCAAAATCCGAGCCTACAGAAGAGACCTGTCCATGTTCCAGAGAGAGATGAGAAGCACAGATTTGGGATTGGGCCGTGGAAACCAAGGCGATACAAAATATGGAATCTTTGCCACAGAAAATGAACAGAGT acTAACCTGCAGTCACAGAGGGTGCTGCTTCTccagggcacagacagtctgAACCGAGCCAGTGAGAGCATCGAGCGCTCGCACCGAATCGCGGCTGAAACCGATCAGATTGGCACGGATATCATCGAGGAACTCGGGGAGCAGCGGGAGCAACTGGAACGCACCAAGAGCAGG TTGGTGAATACAAGTGAGAACTTGAGCAAGAGTCGCAAGATTCTACGCTCGATGTCTCGGAG AATAACCACGAATAAGTTGCTGCTGTCAATTATCATCATCCTGGAGCTGGCCATCCTAGGCGGTGTGGTCTACTTCAAGTTCTTTCGCAAGAAATGA
- the LOC137475655 gene encoding retinol dehydrogenase 12-like, with translation MLNCWEAALGAAVSVPVFLFVAAPYIRRYVAGGRCRSTARLEGKVVIITGANTGIGKETARDLAQRGARVIIACRNTAKAEAAASEIRAETGNQQVIVKKLDLADTKSIREFAERFLAEEKELHILINNAGVMLCPYSKTADGFEMHLGVNHLGHFLLTFLLLERLKQSAPARIVNVSSLAHHGGRIRFHDLHGEKSYNRGLAYCHSKLANVLFTRELARRLQGTKVTANALHPGSVSSELVRHSFVMTWLWKIFSFFLKTPCEGAQTSIYCAVAEELESVTGQYFSDCQPAYVSPRGRNDETAKKLWSVSCELLGIQWD, from the exons ATGCTCAACTGCTGGGAAGCCGCGCTGGGCGCCGCCGTCTCCGTCCCCGTCTTTCTTTTCGTGGCAGCGCCCTACATCAG GCGGTATGTCGCTGGAGGACGGTGTAGGTCGACAGCAAGGCTGGAGGGGAAGGTGGTGATAATCACAGGAGCCAACACAGGCATCGGGAAGGAGACCGCCAGAGACCTCGCGCAAAGAG GTGCAAGGGTAATTATTGCCTGCAGAAACACAGCAAAggcagaagctgcagccagtGAAATCCGAGCTGAGACAGGGAACCAGCAAGTCATTGTGAAAAAACTGGACTTGGCTGATACAAAGTCCATCCGGGAGTTTGCTGAGAGATTTCTAGCAG AGGAGAAGGAACTCCATATTCTCATTAATAATGCTGGGGTAATGTTATGCCCTTACTCCAAGACTGCTGATGGCTTTGAGATGCATCTGGGAGTCAATCATCTTG GTCACTTTCTCTTGACCTTCCTCTTGCTGGAGCGTCTGAAGCAGTCTGCCCCAGCCCGCATTGTGAACGTGTCCTCACTGGCTCATCACGGAGGCCGAATCCGCTTCCATGACCTCCATGGTGAGAAGAGCTACAATCGTGGCCTTGCCTACTGTCACAGCAAACTGGCGAACGTGCTTTTCACCCGGGAGCTGGCCAGGCGGCTGCAAG GCACTAAAGTCACAGCAAACGCTCTCCATCCCGGCTCTGTCTCTTCTGAACTGGTCCGGCACTCATTTGTAATGACTTGGCTGTGGAAGATATTCTCCTTCTTCTTGAAGACGCCTTGCGAAGGAGCTCAGACCAGTATCTACTGTGCAGTAGCTGAGGAGCTGGAGTCTGTGACAGGACAGTATTTCAG TGATTGCCAGCCAGCGTACGTATCTCCACGTGGTCGGAATGATGAGACGGCAAAGAAGCTCTGGAGCGTGAGCTGTGAGCTCCTTGGCATCCAGTGGGACTGA